In Deinococcus sp. QL22, the following are encoded in one genomic region:
- the thpR gene encoding RNA 2',3'-cyclic phosphodiesterase: MTRPAPKRGPQASAAVKPQSQKPQSQNKNQPRPDSPARIETPAPEPSLRLFYALTLPREISTPLAETQALLKGNWRAVRADQMHVTLAYLPAVPPERLGDLRKLGADLTLNVPTLDVRLRGTGYFPNEGSPRVWFVKVEAEGLAELAAQLREGIAALGLATDEQPFKAHITLARKKGPAPRVPPKTFDLGWQASSAVLARSILRKTGPLYQTESTFRFRAGAAETEPPLPDAPDQSAEF; this comes from the coding sequence ATGACCCGGCCTGCTCCCAAGCGGGGGCCGCAAGCTTCCGCAGCCGTCAAGCCGCAATCTCAGAAACCGCAATCCCAGAATAAGAACCAACCCCGTCCAGACAGTCCTGCACGCATAGAGACTCCTGCGCCCGAACCCAGCCTGCGCCTGTTCTATGCGCTCACTCTGCCCCGCGAGATTTCTACCCCGCTGGCCGAAACGCAGGCCCTCCTGAAGGGCAACTGGCGGGCGGTGCGGGCCGACCAGATGCACGTCACGCTGGCGTATCTGCCTGCAGTGCCGCCCGAACGCCTGGGCGACCTGCGCAAGTTGGGGGCCGACCTGACGCTGAATGTGCCCACGCTGGACGTGCGGTTGCGCGGCACAGGCTACTTTCCCAATGAGGGCAGCCCCCGCGTGTGGTTCGTAAAAGTGGAAGCCGAGGGGCTGGCAGAACTGGCCGCGCAACTGCGCGAAGGCATTGCTGCGCTGGGCCTCGCCACCGACGAGCAACCCTTCAAGGCGCACATCACGCTGGCCCGCAAGAAAGGCCCGGCTCCGCGTGTGCCGCCCAAAACCTTCGATCTCGGCTGGCAGGCGAGCAGCGCAGTCTTGGCACGCTCGATTCTCCGTAAGACCGGGCCGCTGTACCAGACAGAAAGCACCTTCCGCTTCCGTGCTGGCGCGGCAGAAACAGAGCCGCCCCTGCCGGACGCACCCGATCAATCCGCCGAATTCTGA
- a CDS encoding CinA family nicotinamide mononucleotide deamidase-related protein: MLLAEIISVGTELLLGEIVDSNAAFLARELAERGVTLHRKTVLGDNLGRVTDAITLALSRADLVILGGGLGPTDDDLTREAIAAALGETPTEDPEQMAHLRGLYESRGRAMPEVNRKQAWLIPSAEALANPVGTAPGWFVRVLPVGVGAAPDSPSGASTGKLIVALPGPPFEMHRMWREQVLPRLPLPARAFHAVTLHTQGIGESNVAELLGALTRQANPSVATYARKTGVDVRVAASAPTPQEAEALAAPVLEQVRGLLARWTWGEDGDTLASVLTRALGTRTLGVIEAGSGGTVCAALADAPNFLDAAVTVDHARLITLGLTPVTLNAYGVVSEQAARELAAGAREYLGAAVGLAVVTATAGALAGQTYIALDTGELQKTAHLNWPGDAPQVRERAAMAALALALRSLQTRDEVQA; encoded by the coding sequence ATGCTGCTAGCAGAAATTATCAGTGTCGGAACAGAGCTGTTGCTGGGCGAAATCGTCGACAGCAATGCCGCGTTCCTGGCCCGCGAACTGGCGGAAAGGGGGGTCACTTTGCACCGCAAAACTGTGTTGGGAGACAACCTTGGCCGCGTGACGGACGCCATTACGTTGGCGTTGTCGCGGGCCGATCTGGTGATTCTGGGCGGCGGCCTCGGCCCCACCGACGACGACCTGACCCGCGAGGCTATTGCCGCCGCGCTGGGCGAGACTCCCACCGAAGATCCAGAGCAGATGGCGCACCTGCGCGGCCTGTACGAAAGCCGGGGCCGCGCTATGCCCGAAGTGAACCGCAAGCAGGCGTGGCTGATTCCCAGCGCGGAAGCGTTGGCAAATCCGGTGGGAACGGCTCCCGGCTGGTTTGTCCGGGTGCTGCCCGTGGGGGTCGGGGCCGCCCCCGACTCTCCGAGCGGAGCGAGTACGGGCAAACTGATCGTCGCCCTCCCCGGCCCACCCTTCGAGATGCACCGCATGTGGCGCGAGCAAGTCTTGCCGCGTCTGCCCTTGCCCGCCCGCGCCTTCCATGCCGTAACGCTGCACACGCAGGGCATCGGGGAAAGTAACGTGGCGGAACTGTTGGGGGCGCTGACCCGGCAGGCCAACCCCAGCGTCGCCACCTACGCCCGCAAAACGGGTGTGGATGTACGTGTGGCGGCCAGTGCGCCCACCCCGCAGGAAGCTGAAGCGTTGGCTGCTCCCGTGCTGGAACAGGTACGCGGCCTCCTGGCCCGCTGGACTTGGGGCGAGGACGGCGACACCTTGGCCTCGGTGCTCACCAGGGCATTAGGAACCCGCACCCTCGGCGTCATAGAGGCAGGCAGTGGCGGCACGGTCTGTGCAGCTTTGGCCGATGCCCCCAACTTCTTGGACGCTGCCGTGACCGTAGACCATGCCCGCCTGATTACGCTGGGTCTGACTCCGGTCACGCTGAATGCATACGGCGTGGTCAGTGAGCAGGCGGCCCGCGAACTGGCTGCCGGTGCGCGTGAGTATCTGGGGGCGGCGGTGGGCTTGGCGGTGGTCACAGCCACGGCAGGCGCACTGGCCGGACAAACTTACATTGCGCTGGACACGGGTGAACTGCAAAAAACAGCTCACCTGAACTGGCCTGGCGACGCCCCCCAGGTGCGCGAACGGGCAGCAATGGCGGCGCTGGCGTTGGCCCTCCGCAGTCTGCAAACCCGTGACGAGGTACAGGCATGA
- a CDS encoding ketosteroid isomerase-related protein encodes MTANPQATALSLVQQYYAAFNAADPAGMLALLSEDVRHDINEGETQIGCDTFRAFLAKMDAHYREQAADLVVMASADGTRAAAEFIIHGEYLKTDAGLPQAAGQRYMLPVGAFFEVRDSGHGPRISRVTNYYNLADWTRQVGG; translated from the coding sequence ATGACTGCCAACCCACAAGCGACGGCCCTCAGTTTGGTGCAGCAGTACTACGCCGCCTTCAATGCCGCCGACCCAGCGGGAATGCTGGCGCTACTGAGCGAGGACGTGCGCCACGACATCAACGAGGGCGAGACGCAGATTGGCTGCGACACCTTCCGGGCCTTCCTGGCCAAAATGGACGCCCATTACCGCGAGCAGGCCGCCGATCTGGTGGTCATGGCGAGCGCAGACGGCACCCGCGCCGCCGCCGAATTCATCATTCACGGGGAATACCTGAAGACCGATGCGGGCCTTCCCCAGGCCGCCGGGCAACGCTACATGCTGCCTGTGGGCGCGTTTTTCGAGGTGCGAGACAGCGGGCATGGCCCCCGGATTTCCCGCGTGACTAACTACTACAATCTGGCCGACTGGACACGGCAGGTGGGCGGCTGA